Proteins encoded within one genomic window of Hevea brasiliensis isolate MT/VB/25A 57/8 chromosome 8, ASM3005281v1, whole genome shotgun sequence:
- the LOC110640152 gene encoding pentatricopeptide repeat-containing protein At2g39620, which translates to MQLKIITTAHLRLLSPCKDLNSLLQVHARLIVSGLQEDHSTSAHLVKSYLSFKKCDSARFVFDSLPNPSVRLYNSMIRAYASVRSHQEAIQLYHCMLSKRLEPDKYTFTFVLKACTGALEFKEGVLVHRDIVFRELDYDIFIGTALVDMYCKLGDLELARKVFDKMPKKDVITWNVMILGLSQSVNPQEALGFIRNMQLVGMEPDLVSIVNLVPAVSSLGDIDACSTIHGYVIRRGFDAVVSNGLIDMYSKCGNIDVASQVFKQMQDRNDISWITMMTGYAHNECFFEVLDLFDCMKRGNVRLNYVSIVNALLAAAEMRDLRRGKEIHDYARKQKIDSDVLIATALMTMYAKFGDPDAAKSLLQGLKGRDLVAWSAIIAALVQSGYPEDALSLFREMQNDCLKANNVTLMSVLSACAEVLCPRIGKSVHCYAVKSHIDLDISLGTTLVSMYAKCGFFASALTIFNRMPCKDIVMWNALINGYTQNGDPYHAMEIFHEVQVSEICPDSGTLVGLLSACVLSYDQGQGSCIHGKIIRYGFESQCHVKNALIDMYAKCGSLSIAELLFKGTDFKKDEVSWNVLIVGYVHSGHAKEAISAFCQMKLENFHPNLVTIVSVLPAVACLSSLTEGMAFHACIIRMGFEYNILVQNCLIDMYAKCGQLHNSENLFYGMKSKNTVSWNVMLTGYAVHGQGHHAIELFSLMQKSDIRVDSISFLSVLSACRHAGLIDEGRTIFDAMCKKHHLEPGLEHYACMVDLLGRAGLFDEILHLIKAMPLEPDARVWGALLGACKMHSKILLAEFAVDHLLKLEPKNPTHHVVLSNIYAKSARWGDAGDTRSKMINTGLRKGPGWSWV; encoded by the coding sequence AGGTTATACAACTCCATGATACGAGCTTACGCAAGTGTGAGAAGTCACCAAGAAGCTATTCAATTGTATCATTGCATGTTAAGTAAACGCTTAGAGCCAGATAAGTATACGTTTACGTTTGTTTTGAAAGCTTGCACTGGTGCATTAGAGTTTAAAGAGGGCGTTTTAGTTCATCGTGATATAGTTTTTAGAGAGTTAGATTATGACATTTTTATTGGGACTGCTCTTGTTGACATGTATTGTAAATTGGGTGATTTAGAATTGGCAAGAAAAGTATTTGATAAAATGCCCAAGAAAGATGTTATAACGTGGAATGTAATGATTTTGGGTTTGTCACAGAGTGTGAATCCTCAAGAGGCACTGGGGTTTATTAGGAATATGCAATTGGTTGGTATGGAACCTGATTTAGTAAGCATTGTCAATTTGGTTCCAGCTGTTTCAAGTTTGGGTGATATTGATGCTTGTAGTACCATACATGGTTATGTGATTAGGAGGGGTTTTGATGCAGTTGTTTCGAATGGGTTAATTGATATGTACTCTAAGTGTGGGAACATTGATGTGGCTAGTCAGGTCTTCAAACAAATGCAAGACAGGAATGATATTTCATGGATAACAATGATGACAGGGTATGCACATAATGAATGCTTCTTTGAGGTTTTGGACTTGTTTGATTGCATGAAGAGAGGGAATgttaggttgaattatgtatcAATTGTAAATGCTCTTTTGGCTGCTGCAGAGATGAGAGATTTAAGGAGAGGGAAAGAAATTCATGATTATGCTAGAAAACAAAAAATTGACTCGGATGTTTTGATTGCTACTGCTTTGATGACTATGTATGCAAAATTTGGAGATCCAGATGCAGCTAAATCTTTGCTTCAAGGGCTTAAAGGAAGGGATTTGGTTGCTTGGTCAGCAATCATAGCTGCTCTTGTTCAATCAGGGTATCCTGAAGATGCACTGTCATTATTTCGGGAGATGCAGAATGATTGTTTGAAAGCAAATAATGTTACCCTCATGAGTGTACTTTCAGCTTGTGCGGAAGTATTGTGCCCAAGAATAGGTAAAAGCGTGCACTGTTATGCTGTTAAAAGCCATATTGATTTAGATATCTCACTTGGAACAACCTTAGTTTCTATGTATGCTAAATGTGGATTCTTTGCTTCTGCATTGACTATATTCAATAGAATGCCATGTAAAGATATTGTTATGTGGAATGCTTTGATAAATGGGTACACCCAGAATGGTGACCCTTATCATGCAATGGAGATTTTCCATGAAGTGCAGGTATCTGAAATATGCCCAGACTCAGGAACCCTGGTGGGTTTGCTTTCAGCATGTGTCCTATCATATGACCAAGGCCAAGGATCCTGCATCCATGGAAAAATAATTAGGTATGGCTTTGAATCTCAATGTCATGTAAAAAATGCTCTTATTGACATGTATGCCAAATGTGGAAGCCTTTCCATTGCTGAATTATTGTTTAAGGGAACTGATTTTAAAAAGGATGAGGTATCTTGGAATGTACTGATTGTGGGATATGTGCACAGTGGACATGCCAAAGAAGCTATTTCTGCATTTTGCCAGATGAAATTAGAGAATTTTCATCCTAATCTAGTCACAATTGTGAGTGTCCTTCCTGCTGTAGCATGTCTGTCATCCTTAACGGAAGGCATGGCTTTTCATGCCTGCATTATCAGAATGGGATTTGAGTATAATATACTTGTCCAGAATTGTCTTATTGATATGTATGCCAAATGTGGGCAGCTTCATAACTCAGAGAACCTATTTTATGGGATGAAGAGTAAAAACACTGTTTCATGGAATGTGATGCTCACAGGGTATGCAGTTCATGGGCAAGGGCACCATGCTATTGAACTTTTCTCACTTATGCAAAAGAGTGATATCAGGGTTGATTCTATATCCTTCCTCAGTGTGTTGTCTGCTTGTAGACATGCAGGTTTAATAGATGAAGGGAGGACCATATTTGATGCCATGTGCAAAAAGCACCATCTTgaaccaggtttggaacactatgCTTGCATGGTTGATCTATTAGGTCGTGCTggattatttgatgaaatattgcaTTTAATCAAGGCAATGCCATTGGAACCTGATGCCAGAGTGTGGGGTGCCTTACTGGGTGCATGTAAAATGCATTCTAAAATCCTGTTAGCAGAATTTGCAGTAGATCATCTTCTTAAACTTGAGCCTAAGAATCCAACCCATCATGTAGTTTTATCAAATATCTATGCTAAATCTGCAAGGTGGGGAGATGCAGGCGACACAAGATCAAAGATGATCAATACAGGGCTGAGAAAAGGCCCAGGATGGAGTTGGGTGTGA